In Epinephelus moara isolate mb chromosome 9, YSFRI_EMoa_1.0, whole genome shotgun sequence, a genomic segment contains:
- the LOC126396045 gene encoding uncharacterized protein LOC126396045, which translates to MDANRDQIPTDEVSSPEAWALRVDTEVRALRMERQKLLARLSGSCLETTNQQEVGKELATEPEAEAPPSQQVEMQMSVSVSEPESETVKELNEAGDSLELNTKPESEEEHNEAGDPLELPYNVRRAPRGRPPFPPHGPVPFRGGPPVFVPLHLRLQHAHYALNQERHMRFMAEQARHFERQKWLEATRKLQQERSLRLKCEEAIERLKSVPSTAPPSELDQSAEITKLTDQLQAEKQQADVLQTKLQEVRGQLKDTLTKDLMLVERLRDDKQALEQQMKEVTCLQREKEEVFAAQLEELKEQLQKQISSNLELTCELTAQREATRAQQRKNHALQQEMMSHITYEPLSNHLQPAGDSREDNAPQDVPKQQQEVSLWRRFKKFVTPKHLRQYKERANRE; encoded by the exons GCCAGGCTCAGTGGGAGCTGCCTTGAGACCACCAACCAGCAAGAGGTAGGCAAGGAGCTCGCCACTGAGCCAGAGGCTGAGGCACCACCAAGCCAACAGGTGGAGATGCagatgtctgtctctgtctctgagccAGAGTCAGAGACTGTGAAGGAGCTTAATGAGGCAGGTGACTCTCTGGAGCTCAACACTAAGCCAGAGTCAGAGGAGGAACATAATGAGGCAGGTGACCCTCTGGAGCTCCCTTACAATGTCAGGAGAGCTCCACGAGGGAGACCCCCATTTCCACCTCATGGTCCAGTGCCGTTCAGAGGAGGACCACCTGTGTTTGTGCCACTTCACCTGCGCCTGCAGCATGCACACTACGCGCTCAACCAGGAGAGACACATGAGATTCATGGCTGAGCAAGCGAGACACTTCGAGAGGCAGAAGTGGCTGGAGGCAACGaggaagctgcagcaggagcGCAGCTTAAGGTTGAAGTGTGAGGAGGCGATAGAGAGACTGAAAAGTGTGCCCTCCACTGCACCTCCCTCTGAGCTGGACCAGTCAGCTGAAATAACCAAGCTGACGGACCAGCTTCAGGCAGAAAAGCAGCAGGCTGACGTCTTGCAGACAAAACTGcaggaggtcaggggtcagcTGAAGGACACCCTCACCAAGGACCTGATGCTGGTTGAAAG GCTTAGAGATGATAAGCAAGCCCTAGAACAGCAGATGAAGGAGGTGACCTGCCTgcaaagagagaaggaggaggtgtTTGCAGCTCAGCTTGAGGAGTTGaaggagcagctgcagaaacAGATCAGCTCCAACCTCGAGCTGACCTGTGAACTGACTGCACAGAGGGAGGCCACGAGGGCACAGCAGAGAAAAAACCATGCTCTGCAGCAAGAGATGATGTCTCACATCACCTATGAGCCGCTCTCCAACCACCTCCAGCCAGcaggagacagcagagaggaCAACGCTCCCCAGGATGTGCCAAAACAACAGCAGGAAGTTTCTCTGTGGCGGAGGTTCAAGAAGTTCGTGACACCGAAACACCTCCGCCAGTACAAGGAGAGGGCCAACAGAGAATGA